One Gossypium hirsutum isolate 1008001.06 chromosome A11, Gossypium_hirsutum_v2.1, whole genome shotgun sequence genomic window carries:
- the LOC121209898 gene encoding uncharacterized protein, whose translation MVTPSESVIDFNHHFYLHPSDTPGTLLVSHQLLGAENYSAWNRTMKIVLLAKNKLGFVDGTCTKDSILDELGYQWERCNAIVLSWILNIISKELLAGIIFASSASVMWSNLGERFNKDLSSGRIRGIGKARGGLYILESYRLHSVVPSPSVASAASVEPSFLWHARVDHVSISRLNNVSNLPCTVANSDSISQCPVCPLAKQPRLSFSISTSRVDTIFSLIHIDLWGPYHVSTHNGHRYFLTLVDDTHE comes from the exons ATGGTGACTCCTTCTGAGTCTGTCATTGATTTTAATCATCATTTTTACCTGCATCCTTCAGATACTCCCGGTACCTTGCTAGTATCGCATCAATTGCTCGGAGCTGAGAATTACAGTGCATGGAATCGCACCATGAAGATTGTACTACTAGCCAAAAATAAATTGGGGTTTGTCGATGGAACTTGCACTAAAGATTCAATACTAGATGAGTTGGGTTATCAGTGGGAACGATGTAATGCCATTGTTCTATCATGGATCTTGAATATCATTAGTAAAGAGCTTTTGGCCGGAATTATTTTTGCGTCTAGTGCATCGGTAATGTGGAGCAATCTTGGTGAAAGATTCAACAAG GACCTCTCCAGTGGAAGAATAAGGGGGATTGGTAAAGCACGAGGTGGTCTTTACATCCTAGAGTCGTATCGACTGCATAGTGTGGTTCCATCTCCATCTGTTGCTTCGGCTGCTTCTGTCGAGCCGTCATTTCTTTGGCATGCCAGAGTTGACCATGTTTCGATTTCAAGGTTGAACAATGTGTCTAATCTTCCCTGTACGGTTGCAAATAGTGATAGTATCTCACAGTGTCCTGTGTGTCCTCTTGCTAAACAACCTCGACTTTCATTTTCAATAAGTACATCTCGTGTTGACACTATTTTTTCTCTTATTCATATCGATTTATGGGGGCCTTATCATGTTTCTACTCATAATGGCCATCGATATTTTTTAACTCTTGTTGATGATACTCACGAATGA
- the LOC107897819 gene encoding phosphoglycerate mutase-like protein 4 isoform X2: MSAVRTQWASPVCLHFPRFSTSSRCMGGSYAEIVVVRHGETEWNADGRIQGHLDVELNEAGKQQAALVADRLSKEPKISAVYSSDLKRALVTAETIAAKCGGLEVITDPDLRERNLGELQGLVFREAAKLSPKAHKAFLSHRTDQDIPGGGESLDHLFQRCTSSLQRIGNKHKGERVVVVSHGGVIRSLYKRACPNGKSGGKVLNTSVNIFHLCDKEWTIKSWGDVSHLQQTGYLESGFGGDKTSG, from the exons ATGAGCGCAGTGCGCACCCAGTGGGCTTCACCTGTTTGCCTTCATTTTCCACGTTTCTCGACAAG CTCCAG GTGCATGGGTGGATCTTATGCTGAGATTGTGGTGGTGCGACATGGAGAAACGGAGTGGAATGCTGATGGAAGAATTCAG GGGCACCTGGATGTGGAATTAAATGAAGCTGGGAAACAGCAAGCAGCTTTA GTGGCTGATCGTTTATCAAAAGAGCCTAAGATATCCGCTGTATATTCATCTGATTTAAAGCGAGCCCTTGTGACAGCTGAGACAATTGCAGCTAAGTGTGGTGGGTTAGAG GTTATAACAGATCCAGACCTAAGGGAGCGGAATTTAGGGGAACTACAAGGCCTTGTATTTCGTGAAGCAGCCAAACTTAGTCCCAAAGCTCACAAGGCCTTTTTATCACACAGAACAGATCAAGATATACCA GGTGGTGGAGAAAGCCTAGACCACCTCTTTCAGCGCTGCACATCTTCATTGCAGAGAATTGGCAACAAGCATAAAG GAGAGCGAGTTGTTGTGGTTTCCCATGGTGGTGTCATTAGATCCCTCTACAAGCGTGCTTGCCCAAATGGGAAGTCTGGAGGAAAGGTGCTTAATACATCTGTAAACATATTTCACTTGTGTGATAAGGAATGGACCATAAAATCCTGGGGTGATGTTAGTCATCTCCAACAAACAGGATATCTGGAGTCGGGTTTCGGAGGGGACAAAACATCTGGTTAG
- the LOC107897819 gene encoding phosphoglycerate mutase-like protein 4 isoform X1 has protein sequence MSAVRTQWASPVCLHFPRFSTRSVKIAVCLKFPATVKTLLLKQSFALTRHSTRLLNPPHSLSMSFSSSRCMGGSYAEIVVVRHGETEWNADGRIQGHLDVELNEAGKQQAALVADRLSKEPKISAVYSSDLKRALVTAETIAAKCGGLEVITDPDLRERNLGELQGLVFREAAKLSPKAHKAFLSHRTDQDIPGGGESLDHLFQRCTSSLQRIGNKHKGERVVVVSHGGVIRSLYKRACPNGKSGGKVLNTSVNIFHLCDKEWTIKSWGDVSHLQQTGYLESGFGGDKTSG, from the exons ATGAGCGCAGTGCGCACCCAGTGGGCTTCACCTGTTTGCCTTCATTTTCCACGTTTCTCGACAAGGTCAGTTAAGATTGCAGTTTGCTTGAAATTTCCTGCAACTGTAAAAACTCTCTTACTCAAACAAAGCTTTGCCTTAACTCGCCACTCAACTCGCCTTCTCAACCCGCCCCATTCGCTTTCAATGTCTTTCTCCAGCTCCAG GTGCATGGGTGGATCTTATGCTGAGATTGTGGTGGTGCGACATGGAGAAACGGAGTGGAATGCTGATGGAAGAATTCAG GGGCACCTGGATGTGGAATTAAATGAAGCTGGGAAACAGCAAGCAGCTTTA GTGGCTGATCGTTTATCAAAAGAGCCTAAGATATCCGCTGTATATTCATCTGATTTAAAGCGAGCCCTTGTGACAGCTGAGACAATTGCAGCTAAGTGTGGTGGGTTAGAG GTTATAACAGATCCAGACCTAAGGGAGCGGAATTTAGGGGAACTACAAGGCCTTGTATTTCGTGAAGCAGCCAAACTTAGTCCCAAAGCTCACAAGGCCTTTTTATCACACAGAACAGATCAAGATATACCA GGTGGTGGAGAAAGCCTAGACCACCTCTTTCAGCGCTGCACATCTTCATTGCAGAGAATTGGCAACAAGCATAAAG GAGAGCGAGTTGTTGTGGTTTCCCATGGTGGTGTCATTAGATCCCTCTACAAGCGTGCTTGCCCAAATGGGAAGTCTGGAGGAAAGGTGCTTAATACATCTGTAAACATATTTCACTTGTGTGATAAGGAATGGACCATAAAATCCTGGGGTGATGTTAGTCATCTCCAACAAACAGGATATCTGGAGTCGGGTTTCGGAGGGGACAAAACATCTGGTTAG